In a genomic window of Kineococcus endophyticus:
- the rplF gene encoding 50S ribosomal protein L6, which yields MSRIGRLPITVPSGVDVTIDGSAVTVKGPKGELNHTVASPIAVERSEDGALSVTRPDDERTSRSLHGLTRTLISNMVEGVTKGYEKKLEIVGTGYRVTAKGSDLEFALGFSHPVVVKAPAGITFAVESNTKFSVAGIDKQQVGEVAANIRKLRKPDPYKGKGVRYAGEQIRRKVGKAGK from the coding sequence ATGTCGCGCATCGGTCGACTCCCGATCACCGTCCCCTCGGGCGTGGACGTGACCATCGACGGCTCCGCCGTCACGGTCAAGGGCCCCAAGGGCGAGCTGAACCACACCGTCGCTTCGCCCATCGCGGTGGAGCGCTCCGAGGACGGGGCCCTGTCGGTCACCCGTCCCGACGACGAGCGCACCTCGCGCTCGCTGCACGGCCTGACCCGCACCCTGATCTCGAACATGGTCGAGGGTGTGACCAAGGGCTACGAGAAGAAGCTCGAGATCGTCGGCACGGGGTACCGCGTCACGGCCAAGGGCTCCGACCTCGAGTTCGCGCTCGGCTTCAGCCACCCGGTCGTCGTCAAGGCGCCCGCCGGCATCACCTTCGCCGTGGAGAGCAACACCAAGTTCTCCGTGGCGGGGATCGACAAGCAGCAGGTCGGCGAGGTCGCCGCGAACATCCGCAAGCTCCGCAAGCCCGACCCGTACAAGGGCAAGGGCGTGCGTTACGCCGGCGAGCAGATCCGCCGCAAGGTCGGAAAGGCTGGTAAGTGA
- the rplR gene encoding 50S ribosomal protein L18: MGLSTQKTQKGTAPARKRRHTRVRKKVVGTAVRPRLVVTRSTRHVFVQVIDDAAGHTLASASTMEADLRASGDDKSAKAKAVGVLVGERAKAAGIEAVVFDRGGNRYAGRVAAIADGAREAGLSL; the protein is encoded by the coding sequence ATGGGACTCTCCACCCAGAAGACCCAGAAGGGCACTGCGCCGGCGCGCAAGCGTCGCCACACCCGCGTGCGCAAGAAGGTCGTGGGCACCGCCGTGCGTCCTCGTCTCGTGGTCACGCGCTCCACGCGTCACGTGTTCGTCCAGGTCATCGACGACGCGGCGGGTCACACCCTGGCGTCGGCCTCGACCATGGAGGCGGACCTGCGCGCCAGCGGCGACGACAAGTCGGCCAAGGCCAAGGCCGTCGGCGTGCTCGTCGGCGAGCGGGCCAAGGCAGCCGGCATCGAGGCCGTGGTCTTCGACCGCGGCGGCAACCGCTACGCCGGGCGCGTCGCGGCGATCGCGGACGGCGCTCGTGAGGCGGGGCTGTCCCTGTGA
- the rpsE gene encoding 30S ribosomal protein S5 produces MPGPQRRGAGAAGGGDNRGGGDNRGNDRGRGGRDGGRDNRGRGDAGDRGNFVERVVTINRVAKVVKGGRRFSFTALVVVGDGDGTVGVGYGKAKEVPAAIAKGVEEAKKNFFRVPKIQGTIPHPVQGEKAAGVVMLRPASPGTGVIAGGPVRAVLECAGIHDVLSKSLGSDNAINIVHATIEALRGLERPEQVAARRGLPVEHVAPVALLRAQAAGVNG; encoded by the coding sequence ATGCCTGGACCCCAGCGCCGAGGCGCCGGTGCGGCCGGCGGCGGCGACAACCGCGGCGGCGGCGACAACCGCGGGAACGACCGCGGCCGTGGTGGCCGCGACGGCGGCCGCGACAACCGTGGACGGGGCGACGCGGGCGACCGCGGCAACTTCGTCGAGCGCGTCGTGACCATCAACCGCGTCGCCAAGGTCGTCAAGGGCGGTCGTCGCTTCAGCTTCACGGCCCTCGTGGTCGTGGGTGACGGCGACGGCACCGTCGGTGTCGGCTACGGCAAGGCCAAGGAGGTGCCCGCGGCGATCGCCAAGGGTGTCGAGGAGGCCAAGAAGAACTTCTTCCGCGTCCCCAAGATCCAGGGGACCATCCCGCACCCCGTGCAGGGCGAGAAGGCGGCCGGCGTGGTCATGCTGCGCCCGGCCTCCCCGGGTACCGGTGTCATCGCCGGTGGTCCGGTCCGCGCCGTGCTCGAGTGCGCGGGCATCCACGACGTGCTGTCGAAGTCCCTGGGCTCCGACAACGCGATCAACATCGTCCACGCGACGATCGAGGCCCTGCGTGGTCTCGAGCGTCCCGAGCAGGTCGCGGCCCGCCGTGGTCTGCCGGTCGAGCACGTCGCTCCGGTCGCGCTCCTGCGCGCCCAGGCTGCGGGGGTGAACGGCTGA
- the rpmD gene encoding 50S ribosomal protein L30: protein MGRIKVTQLKSGIGGKQNQRDTLRSLGLHKIGQSVVKDDKPEFRGMANTVAHLVMVEEVD, encoded by the coding sequence ATGGGTCGCATCAAGGTCACGCAGCTCAAGTCCGGCATCGGCGGCAAGCAGAACCAGCGCGACACGCTCCGCAGCCTCGGGCTCCACAAGATCGGGCAGTCGGTCGTCAAGGACGACAAGCCCGAGTTCCGTGGGATGGCCAACACCGTCGCGCACCTCGTGATGGTTGAGGAGGTCGACTGA
- the rplO gene encoding 50S ribosomal protein L15 — protein MANQGDHVLKLHHLRPAPGSNTAKTRVGRGEGSKGKTAGRGTKGTKARYQVPEAFEGGQMPLHMRLPKLRGFKNPFRVEFQVVNLDKLATLFPEGGTVGVDELVAKGAVRKGQPVKVLGTGEVSVALQVTADKFSTSAAEKIAAAGGSTTVR, from the coding sequence ATGGCGAACCAGGGTGACCACGTCCTGAAGCTGCACCACCTGCGCCCCGCTCCGGGGTCGAACACCGCGAAGACCCGTGTGGGTCGCGGTGAGGGCAGCAAGGGCAAGACCGCCGGTCGCGGCACCAAGGGCACCAAGGCCCGCTACCAGGTGCCCGAGGCGTTCGAGGGCGGGCAGATGCCCCTCCACATGCGCCTGCCGAAGCTGCGCGGGTTCAAGAACCCGTTCCGCGTCGAGTTCCAGGTCGTCAACCTCGACAAGCTCGCGACCCTCTTCCCCGAGGGCGGCACCGTCGGTGTCGACGAGCTCGTCGCGAAGGGCGCGGTCCGCAAGGGCCAGCCCGTCAAGGTCCTCGGCACCGGTGAGGTGTCCGTGGCCCTGCAGGTGACGGCCGACAAGTTCTCGACCTCGGCGGCCGAGAAGATCGCGGCTGCGGGCGGTTCCACGACCGTCCGCTGA
- the secY gene encoding preprotein translocase subunit SecY — MLTAIGRAFRTPDLRRKLLFTIGIIVLVRLGSFVPAPGVSYSAVQQCIDVAQTGNDLLGLANLFSGGALLQLSIFALGIMPYITASIIIQLLTVVIPRFEALKKEGQQGTSKLTQYTRYLTIGLAVLQSTTYVTIAREPSRLFGTSCNAQVLPDQSVPTILLMVLTMTAGTGLIMWLGELVTERGVGNGMSLLIFAQIAATFPTSLLAIGRERGWLTFAGVVLIGLVVVAAVVAVEQSQRRVPVQYAKRMIGRRMYGGTSTYIPLKVNMAGVIPVIFASSLLYLPALVAQFNDPNAAWVAWITDHFTKGDHPLYMAVYFLLIIFFAYFYVAITFNPDEVAENMRKYGGFIPGVRAGRPTAEYLDYILTRITLPGSLYLGLISLLPLIAFVLFNANTNFPFGGTSILIIVGVGLETVKQIESQLQQRNYEGFLR, encoded by the coding sequence GTGCTCACCGCAATCGGTCGCGCCTTCCGGACGCCCGACCTGCGCCGCAAGCTGCTCTTCACGATCGGGATCATCGTCCTGGTCCGGCTGGGCTCCTTCGTGCCGGCGCCCGGGGTCTCGTACTCCGCCGTGCAGCAGTGCATCGACGTGGCGCAGACCGGCAACGACCTGCTCGGGCTGGCGAACCTCTTCTCCGGCGGCGCGCTCCTGCAGCTCAGCATCTTCGCGCTGGGGATCATGCCGTACATCACGGCGAGCATCATCATCCAGCTGCTGACGGTGGTGATCCCGCGCTTCGAGGCCCTCAAGAAGGAGGGTCAGCAGGGGACCAGCAAGCTCACGCAGTACACGCGGTACCTGACGATCGGCCTGGCCGTCCTGCAGTCGACGACCTACGTGACGATCGCCCGGGAGCCCTCGCGACTGTTCGGCACGTCCTGCAACGCCCAGGTGCTGCCCGACCAGAGCGTCCCGACGATCCTGCTGATGGTCCTCACGATGACGGCCGGCACCGGCCTCATCATGTGGCTCGGTGAGCTCGTCACCGAGCGCGGCGTCGGCAACGGGATGTCCCTGCTGATCTTCGCCCAGATCGCCGCGACCTTCCCGACCTCGTTGCTCGCCATCGGCCGCGAGCGCGGCTGGCTCACCTTCGCAGGGGTCGTCCTCATCGGCCTCGTCGTCGTGGCGGCCGTCGTGGCGGTCGAGCAGTCCCAGCGCCGGGTGCCCGTCCAGTACGCCAAACGGATGATCGGCCGGCGCATGTACGGCGGCACCTCGACGTACATCCCGCTCAAGGTCAACATGGCCGGCGTCATCCCGGTGATCTTCGCCTCGTCGCTGCTCTACCTGCCCGCCCTCGTGGCCCAGTTCAACGACCCGAACGCGGCCTGGGTGGCCTGGATCACCGACCACTTCACCAAGGGCGACCACCCGCTGTACATGGCGGTCTACTTCCTGCTCATCATCTTCTTCGCGTACTTCTACGTCGCGATCACGTTCAACCCGGACGAGGTCGCCGAGAACATGCGCAAGTACGGCGGTTTCATCCCCGGGGTGCGCGCCGGACGGCCCACCGCGGAGTACCTCGACTACATCCTCACCCGCATCACCCTGCCAGGATCGCTGTACCTGGGGCTCATCTCGCTGCTTCCCCTCATCGCGTTCGTGCTCTTCAATGCCAACACGAACTTCCCCTTCGGGGGCACGTCGATCCTGATCATCGTCGGGGTCGGGCTCGAGACGGTGAAGCAGATCGAGTCCCAGCTCCAGCAGCGCAACTACGAAGGGTTCTTGCGATGA
- a CDS encoding adenylate kinase yields the protein MTRLVLLGPPGAGKGTQAKLLSSRLGVPAISTGDIFRANVAEETELGKTVKEYLDAGKYVPDSVTNAMVRDRLQQPDAADGFILDGYPRTTDQVRELDDMLREIGAKLEHVLEITADTDELVRRLSKRAVDQGRSDDTEDVIRTRQQVYLDQTAPLVEVYSERGLLRSVDGLGEISSVTERLVKALDLPDA from the coding sequence ATGACACGTCTCGTCCTCCTCGGTCCGCCCGGTGCGGGCAAGGGCACCCAGGCCAAGCTCCTGTCCTCCCGCCTCGGCGTCCCCGCCATCTCGACCGGCGACATCTTCCGCGCGAACGTCGCGGAGGAGACCGAACTGGGCAAGACGGTCAAGGAGTACCTGGACGCCGGCAAGTACGTGCCGGACTCCGTCACCAACGCGATGGTCCGGGACCGGCTGCAGCAGCCGGACGCGGCCGACGGGTTCATCCTCGACGGCTACCCGCGCACGACCGACCAGGTCCGCGAACTCGACGACATGCTCCGCGAGATCGGGGCCAAGCTCGAGCACGTCCTGGAGATCACGGCCGACACCGACGAGCTGGTCCGCCGGCTGTCCAAGCGCGCCGTCGACCAGGGGCGCAGCGACGACACCGAGGACGTCATCCGCACCCGCCAGCAGGTCTACCTCGACCAGACCGCCCCGCTCGTGGAGGTCTACTCCGAGCGCGGCCTGCTGCGGTCGGTGGACGGGCTGGGGGAGATCTCGTCGGTGACCGAGCGCCTCGTCAAGGCCCTCGACCTGCCCGACGCCTGA
- the map gene encoding type I methionyl aminopeptidase — MVFGRERVEYKTPEQVRAMRKAGLLTYAALESVRSALRPGVTLAELDALGAEVIRTGGGTSNFLGYHGYPKTLCISVNEVVVHGIPGDQVLAEGDVVSVDGGCVVDGWHGDSAFTAIVGEPVDPADAELVEITRTALWAGIAALDARGRVGDVGAAVEDAVDGRLGIVDGYTGHGIGTAMHMAPEVLNYRVREKGPKVKPGLVLAIEPMCTRGGIETDVLADDWTVVTSDGTRAAHWEHTVAVLDEGLWVLTAPDGGASELAAYGITVPEG, encoded by the coding sequence GTGGTGTTCGGACGTGAACGGGTGGAGTACAAGACCCCCGAGCAGGTGCGCGCCATGCGCAAGGCCGGCCTGCTGACGTACGCCGCGCTGGAGAGCGTGCGCTCGGCCCTGCGGCCGGGCGTCACCCTCGCGGAGCTGGACGCCCTGGGTGCGGAGGTCATCCGCACCGGGGGAGGCACGTCGAACTTCCTGGGCTACCACGGGTACCCCAAGACGCTGTGCATCTCGGTGAACGAGGTCGTCGTCCACGGCATCCCGGGCGACCAGGTCCTCGCCGAGGGCGACGTCGTCTCCGTCGACGGCGGGTGCGTCGTCGACGGGTGGCACGGGGACTCGGCCTTCACGGCCATCGTGGGGGAGCCGGTCGACCCGGCCGACGCCGAGCTCGTCGAGATCACGCGCACCGCGCTGTGGGCCGGCATTGCCGCCCTCGACGCCCGTGGCCGCGTCGGCGACGTCGGTGCGGCCGTGGAGGACGCGGTCGACGGTCGCCTGGGCATCGTCGACGGCTACACCGGGCACGGCATCGGGACGGCCATGCACATGGCCCCCGAGGTCCTCAACTACCGGGTGCGCGAGAAGGGGCCGAAGGTCAAGCCCGGCCTCGTCCTGGCCATCGAGCCCATGTGCACCCGCGGCGGCATCGAGACCGACGTCCTCGCCGACGACTGGACCGTCGTGACGTCCGACGGGACCCGCGCCGCGCACTGGGAGCACACCGTCGCCGTCCTCGACGAGGGCCTGTGGGTGCTGACCGCGCCCGACGGGGGAGCCTCCGAGCTCGCCGCGTACGGCATCACCGTCCCCGAGGGCTGA
- the infA gene encoding translation initiation factor IF-1 encodes MPKKDGVIEIEGTVIEALPNAMFRVELSNGHKVLAHISGKMRQHYIRILPEDRVVVELSPYDLSRGRIVYRYK; translated from the coding sequence ATGCCGAAGAAGGACGGCGTCATCGAGATCGAAGGCACCGTGATCGAAGCCCTGCCGAACGCGATGTTCCGCGTCGAGCTGAGCAACGGTCACAAGGTGCTCGCCCACATCTCCGGGAAGATGCGTCAGCACTACATCCGCATCCTCCCCGAGGACCGGGTGGTCGTCGAGCTCAGCCCCTACGACCTGTCCCGCGGGCGCATCGTCTACCGCTACAAGTGA
- the rpmJ gene encoding 50S ribosomal protein L36, producing the protein MKVKPSVKKICDKCKVIRRHGRVMIICDNLRHKQRQG; encoded by the coding sequence ATGAAGGTCAAGCCGAGCGTCAAGAAGATCTGCGACAAGTGCAAGGTGATCCGCCGTCACGGGCGGGTCATGATCATCTGCGACAACCTGCGCCACAAGCAGCGCCAGGGCTGA
- the rpsM gene encoding 30S ribosomal protein S13 — translation MARLVGVDLPREKRLEIALTYIYGVGRTRAQETLAATGVSPDLRVRDLTDDDLVALRDHIEGNYRVEGDLRREVAADIRRKVEIGCYAGLRHRRGLPVRGQRTKTNARTRKGPKRTVAGKKKAGRK, via the coding sequence ATGGCACGTCTCGTCGGCGTCGACCTCCCCCGCGAAAAGCGGCTGGAGATCGCGCTCACGTACATCTACGGCGTCGGTCGCACCCGCGCCCAGGAGACCCTGGCCGCGACGGGCGTCAGCCCGGACCTGCGCGTCCGGGACCTGACGGACGACGACCTGGTCGCGCTGCGCGACCACATCGAGGGCAACTACCGCGTCGAGGGTGACCTCCGCCGCGAGGTGGCCGCCGACATCCGCCGCAAGGTGGAGATCGGTTGCTACGCCGGTCTGCGGCACCGCCGCGGCCTGCCCGTCCGCGGGCAGCGCACCAAGACCAACGCGCGCACCCGCAAGGGCCCGAAGCGCACCGTGGCCGGCAAGAAGAAGGCCGGTCGCAAGTAA
- the rpsK gene encoding 30S ribosomal protein S11 — MPPKSRQASATRKPRRKEKKNVAHGHAHIKSTFNNTIVSITDPTGAVIAWASAGQVGFKGSRKSTPFAAQMAAEAAARRAQEHGMRKVDVFVKGPGSGRETAIRSLQATGLEVGAIQDVTPSPHNGCRPPKRRRV, encoded by the coding sequence ATGCCTCCCAAGAGCCGTCAGGCCAGTGCGACGCGCAAGCCGCGTCGCAAGGAGAAGAAGAACGTCGCGCACGGCCACGCGCACATCAAGTCGACGTTCAACAACACGATCGTCTCGATCACCGACCCGACGGGCGCGGTCATCGCGTGGGCGTCGGCCGGTCAGGTCGGGTTCAAGGGGTCCCGCAAGTCGACCCCCTTCGCCGCGCAGATGGCCGCCGAGGCGGCCGCCCGTCGTGCGCAGGAGCACGGCATGCGCAAGGTCGACGTCTTCGTCAAGGGCCCGGGTTCGGGCCGCGAGACCGCGATCCGCTCGCTCCAGGCCACCGGCCTGGAGGTCGGCGCGATCCAGGACGTGACCCCCAGCCCGCACAACGGCTGCCGTCCGCCCAAGCGTCGGCGCGTCTGA
- a CDS encoding DNA-directed RNA polymerase subunit alpha — protein sequence MLIAQRPTLTEDVVDEYRSRFVIEPLEPGFGYTLGNSLRRTLLSSIPGAAVTSLRIDGVLHEFTSVPGVKEDVTEIVLNVKNLVVSSEHDEPVVMYLRKQGPGAVTAADIAPPAGVEVHNPDLHIATLNGKGKLELELTVERGRGYVSAAQNKSGEQEIGRIPVDSIYSPVLKVTYKVEATRVEQRTDFDRLVVDVETKHAISPRDAVASAGKTLVELFGLARELNVEAEGIDMGPSPTDAALAADLALEIEALDLTVRSYNCLKREGIHTVGELVSRSEADLLDIRNFGQKSIDEVKAKLVGMGLHLKDSPPGFDPSAVVNDFEDDDQSFAEDEQL from the coding sequence GTGCTGATCGCACAGCGCCCCACCCTCACCGAGGACGTCGTCGACGAGTACCGCTCGCGCTTCGTCATCGAACCCCTCGAGCCCGGCTTCGGGTACACCCTCGGCAACTCGCTGCGCCGCACCCTGCTGTCGTCCATCCCGGGCGCCGCGGTGACGAGCCTGCGCATCGACGGTGTGCTCCACGAGTTCACCTCCGTGCCGGGTGTGAAGGAGGACGTCACCGAGATCGTCCTCAACGTGAAGAACCTCGTCGTCTCCTCCGAGCACGACGAACCCGTCGTGATGTACCTGCGCAAGCAGGGCCCGGGCGCGGTCACCGCGGCCGACATCGCCCCGCCCGCGGGTGTCGAGGTCCACAACCCCGACCTGCACATCGCGACGCTCAACGGCAAGGGCAAGCTCGAGCTGGAGCTGACGGTCGAGCGCGGCCGCGGCTACGTCTCGGCGGCGCAGAACAAGTCCGGCGAGCAGGAGATCGGCCGGATCCCGGTCGACTCGATCTACTCGCCGGTCCTGAAGGTGACGTACAAGGTCGAGGCGACCCGCGTCGAGCAGCGGACGGACTTCGACCGCCTCGTCGTGGACGTGGAGACCAAGCACGCCATCTCCCCGCGCGACGCCGTCGCCTCCGCCGGCAAGACGCTGGTCGAGCTGTTCGGCCTGGCGCGCGAGCTCAACGTCGAGGCCGAAGGCATCGACATGGGCCCCTCGCCGACCGACGCCGCGCTCGCGGCCGACCTCGCGCTCGAGATCGAGGCGCTGGACCTCACGGTCCGCTCCTACAACTGCCTCAAGCGCGAGGGCATCCACACCGTCGGCGAACTGGTCTCGCGCAGCGAGGCCGACCTGCTCGACATCCGCAACTTCGGGCAGAAGTCCATCGACGAGGTCAAGGCCAAGCTGGTCGGCATGGGCCTGCACCTCAAGGACTCCCCGCCCGGGTTCGACCCGAGCGCCGTCGTCAACGACTTCGAGGACGACGACCAGTCGTTCGCCGAGGACGAGCAGCTCTGA
- the rplQ gene encoding 50S ribosomal protein L17 yields the protein MPTPTKGPRLGGGPAHEKLIIANLATALFEHRSITTTEAKAKRLRPHAERLITFAKKGDLAARREVMKTVRDKSVVHFLFTEIAPAMAERNGGYTRIVKIGPRKGDNAPMAVIQLVMEPVSAKQGVVREAEQAAAATAPAEETPAEETAAAESTEDTTSDAVEVDAAEADPSDENTEKKDQA from the coding sequence ATGCCCACCCCCACCAAGGGTCCGCGGCTCGGCGGCGGGCCGGCCCACGAGAAGCTCATCATCGCCAACCTGGCGACTGCGCTCTTCGAACACCGCAGCATCACCACGACCGAGGCCAAGGCGAAGCGGCTCCGTCCGCACGCCGAGCGCCTCATCACGTTCGCGAAGAAGGGTGACCTGGCGGCCCGCCGCGAGGTCATGAAGACGGTGCGCGACAAGTCCGTCGTGCACTTCCTCTTCACCGAGATCGCCCCGGCCATGGCCGAGCGCAACGGTGGCTACACCCGCATCGTGAAGATCGGTCCCCGCAAGGGTGACAACGCCCCCATGGCCGTGATCCAGCTCGTCATGGAGCCGGTCAGCGCCAAGCAGGGCGTCGTCCGCGAGGCCGAGCAGGCCGCTGCGGCGACCGCTCCGGCCGAGGAGACCCCGGCCGAGGAGACCGCCGCGGCCGAGTCGACCGAGGACACCACCTCGGACGCGGTCGAGGTCGACGCCGCCGAGGCCGACCCGAGCGACGAGAACACCGAGAAGAAGGACCAGGCCTGA
- a CDS encoding tRNA pseudouridine synthase A: MSASLPADEPVLPDTGEGGLVRVRLDLGYDGTHFAGWAEQPGLRTVQGELTAGLGRVLRLDPAPRLTVAGRTDAGVHASGQVAHVDVPAAAWAAVPGRSDAPPGTALVRRLAGVLPPDVRVHGARQAPAGFDARFGALRRRYAYRVCDDPAGVPPLRRFDVLHHRRPLDVTAMDLAARSLVGLREFAAFCKPRDGATTVRTLLAYSWRRTDDGLLLADVQADAFCHSMVRALVGAALAVGDGRRDVDWPRLVQDRAVRDPAVAVVGPQGLTLEEVAYPADADLAARVAQSRAVRTLP; this comes from the coding sequence CTGAGCGCCTCCCTTCCCGCTGACGAGCCCGTCCTCCCCGACACCGGGGAGGGCGGGCTCGTCCGCGTCCGGCTCGACCTCGGCTACGACGGGACGCACTTCGCGGGCTGGGCCGAACAGCCGGGCCTGCGGACCGTCCAGGGTGAGCTGACCGCCGGCCTGGGGCGGGTGCTGCGGCTCGACCCGGCGCCGCGCCTGACCGTGGCCGGGCGCACCGACGCCGGGGTGCACGCCTCCGGCCAGGTGGCCCACGTCGACGTCCCGGCGGCCGCGTGGGCGGCCGTGCCGGGGCGCTCCGACGCTCCGCCCGGGACGGCCCTCGTGCGGCGCCTGGCGGGCGTCCTGCCGCCCGACGTGCGCGTCCACGGCGCCCGGCAGGCCCCTGCGGGTTTCGACGCGCGGTTCGGCGCCCTGCGGCGCCGCTACGCCTACCGGGTCTGCGACGACCCCGCCGGCGTCCCGCCGTTGCGGCGCTTCGACGTGCTGCACCACCGCCGACCCCTCGACGTCACCGCCATGGACCTCGCGGCCCGCAGCCTCGTCGGGCTGCGCGAGTTCGCGGCCTTCTGCAAGCCCCGCGACGGGGCCACCACCGTCCGCACCCTCCTGGCCTACTCGTGGCGGCGCACGGACGACGGGCTGCTCCTCGCCGACGTCCAGGCCGACGCGTTCTGCCACTCGATGGTCCGCGCGCTGGTGGGTGCGGCCCTCGCGGTCGGCGACGGCCGCCGCGACGTGGACTGGCCCCGCCTCGTGCAGGACCGCGCGGTGCGCGACCCCGCCGTCGCGGTCGTCGGACCCCAGGGCCTGACGCTGGAGGAGGTCGCCTACCCCGCCGACGCCGACCTCGCCGCCCGCGTCGCGCAGTCCCGCGCCGTCCGCACCCTCCCCTGA
- a CDS encoding SixA phosphatase family protein, protein MPTLVVVRHAKADSPVGLQDIARPLADRGKADAEEAGRWLREHVGACDLLLSSPARRTEETTARLLDGWGVAPVIVDEERLYEATLGDLLRIVRGLDTETADATVVLVAHNPGVSALVEALTGEVVQLRTAGIAVLDVAGDWADADTTSCALRLQHTARADTDGRETSGGH, encoded by the coding sequence GTGCCCACGCTCGTCGTCGTCCGCCACGCCAAGGCCGACTCGCCGGTAGGACTGCAGGACATCGCCCGCCCCCTCGCCGACCGTGGCAAGGCCGACGCGGAGGAGGCGGGACGCTGGCTGCGCGAGCACGTCGGCGCGTGCGACCTGCTCCTCAGCTCGCCCGCCCGCCGGACCGAGGAGACGACGGCCCGGCTGCTCGACGGCTGGGGCGTCGCCCCCGTCATCGTCGACGAGGAACGGCTCTACGAGGCCACGCTGGGCGACCTGCTGCGGATCGTCCGCGGTCTGGACACCGAGACCGCGGACGCCACCGTCGTCCTCGTGGCCCACAACCCCGGTGTCAGCGCCCTCGTGGAGGCACTGACGGGCGAGGTCGTCCAGCTGCGGACCGCGGGCATCGCGGTCCTGGACGTCGCGGGGGACTGGGCGGACGCCGACACGACGAGCTGCGCCCTGCGCCTGCAGCACACCGCCCGCGCGGACACCGACGGTCGGGAAACCAGCGGCGGGCACTGA